One window of Alteriqipengyuania lutimaris genomic DNA carries:
- a CDS encoding NlpC/P60 family protein encodes MTSALAAAARGLVGTPFRLQGRDPATGLDCVGLVLASLAQVGVRLDLPADYRPRRRSFVIPEVALLNAGLIAVTGLHGSGDILLLRTAPAQVHAAIAHDGASVIHAHAGLGRVVLGPIPPDWPTIAAWRLAPLSALKETPQWPR; translated from the coding sequence ATGACCTCGGCACTTGCCGCCGCGGCACGCGGCCTCGTCGGCACGCCCTTCCGCCTGCAGGGGCGCGATCCCGCCACCGGGCTGGACTGCGTCGGACTGGTGCTCGCCAGTCTGGCACAGGTTGGCGTGCGCCTCGACCTGCCCGCCGACTACCGCCCCCGGCGGCGCAGCTTCGTCATTCCTGAAGTGGCCCTCCTCAATGCCGGACTGATCGCAGTCACCGGGCTTCATGGAAGTGGCGACATCCTGCTTCTGCGCACCGCACCGGCGCAGGTACATGCCGCGATCGCGCATGACGGGGCGAGTGTCATCCACGCGCATGCCGGGCTGGGGCGCGTGGTTCTCGGCCCGATACCGCCCGACTGGCCCACCATCGCCGCGTGGCGGCTCGCACCCCTTTCTGCCCTCAAGGAGACACCCCAATGGCCACGCTGA
- a CDS encoding DUF2460 domain-containing protein gives MAYWLCAQRNGQETDHIQRFDPRFWTVNFPRPMMTSVVTTAPDALRVTCEFHHEGELAGLIWESEDTLDHPLHAYATHRDYAHTVLSFRWRSGGVIALDAVHGPTLTIEGRDASGNPRAWYVRLWNYAEGSPEDARITLAFSALESGFTLPGEAVHPGAIDRMFVSIAPPGYAPGSTAQLAARADGWVELSEIACDGRHAMLEIGDCMLPEHGEQIATAYDDSFNQTPARLVRQIRHLGYRGRVVHYVGMSHYFRLERLGNAHYVSLAGGALNDACAAWHRAYAAEAKAGGLAIIWSLSYELFDAHCWNDWKQRSHDGSPAQTGWVPPSALLSPAHEGAMGYLRQVAAAFVAIAEDAGLPVLFQIGEPWWWVTPGSFAPCLYDDAARTAFGGSPPVISDMREPLDAGQIALLDHAGALLAASTAALAQAVRDAASGPTEILLLAFTPTILDGKMPEIERANLPLGWAWPAFDRLQLEDYDWLTAGADARRRAAYDHVDARLGYPIDRQDYFAGFVLLAEDAQAYWARIDAALNEAQARGVEQRFVWALPQIARDGYTRLRPPEEDDMRNFDDVSYPLALGTDTGVSPEFSTSVLVTASGHERRTAQWADARLRFDVGPGIRSDAELATLLAFFRARHGPARGFRLADPFDHSSGAAVPEPGDQLLGTGDGERTRFALGKAYGEAPELQMRRITRPRAGTVRVAVDGTETSAFTLDPLGEIVLDAPPGEGAEVRAGFLFDVPVRFAEDRLAISAAGFAAGQAPSVPLVEIREAT, from the coding sequence ATGGCCTACTGGCTTTGCGCACAGCGAAACGGGCAGGAAACCGACCACATCCAGCGCTTCGATCCACGCTTCTGGACGGTCAATTTCCCGCGGCCGATGATGACGAGCGTGGTCACCACCGCGCCCGATGCGCTGCGGGTGACCTGCGAATTCCACCACGAAGGCGAGCTGGCGGGGCTGATCTGGGAAAGCGAGGACACGCTCGACCACCCGCTCCACGCCTATGCGACCCATCGCGACTATGCGCACACGGTTCTCTCTTTCCGATGGCGCAGCGGCGGGGTGATCGCGCTCGATGCAGTGCACGGACCCACGCTGACGATCGAAGGCCGCGATGCGAGCGGAAACCCGCGCGCCTGGTATGTGCGCCTGTGGAACTATGCCGAAGGGTCGCCCGAGGATGCACGGATCACGCTGGCTTTCTCCGCACTGGAAAGCGGGTTCACTCTCCCCGGCGAAGCGGTGCATCCGGGTGCCATCGATCGCATGTTCGTCTCGATCGCGCCGCCGGGATACGCGCCGGGCAGCACCGCGCAGCTGGCAGCGCGCGCCGACGGCTGGGTCGAGCTGAGCGAGATCGCCTGCGACGGCAGGCATGCCATGCTCGAAATCGGTGACTGCATGCTGCCCGAGCATGGCGAGCAGATCGCCACCGCCTACGACGACAGCTTCAACCAGACGCCCGCGCGGCTCGTGCGCCAGATCCGCCACCTCGGCTATCGCGGGCGCGTGGTCCACTATGTCGGGATGAGCCATTATTTCCGGCTCGAGCGGCTGGGCAATGCGCATTACGTCAGCCTCGCGGGCGGCGCGCTCAACGATGCCTGCGCCGCATGGCATCGTGCCTATGCAGCCGAGGCGAAGGCGGGCGGCCTCGCGATCATCTGGTCGCTGTCCTACGAATTGTTCGACGCGCATTGCTGGAACGACTGGAAGCAGCGCTCGCACGACGGCAGCCCGGCCCAGACCGGGTGGGTGCCGCCATCGGCGCTGCTCTCTCCGGCTCACGAAGGCGCCATGGGCTATCTGCGGCAGGTCGCAGCCGCCTTCGTCGCGATTGCCGAGGACGCGGGGCTGCCGGTGCTGTTCCAGATCGGCGAGCCGTGGTGGTGGGTGACCCCCGGCAGCTTTGCGCCGTGCCTCTACGACGATGCCGCGCGCACGGCTTTTGGGGGCAGTCCGCCGGTCATTTCCGACATGCGCGAGCCGCTCGATGCCGGACAGATCGCGCTGCTCGACCATGCCGGCGCGCTGCTTGCCGCCTCCACCGCCGCGCTGGCGCAGGCGGTTCGCGATGCGGCCAGCGGCCCGACCGAGATCCTGCTGCTCGCCTTCACGCCGACCATCCTCGACGGGAAAATGCCCGAGATAGAGCGCGCGAACCTGCCGCTGGGCTGGGCCTGGCCTGCCTTCGACCGCTTGCAGCTCGAAGACTACGACTGGCTGACCGCAGGCGCCGATGCGCGCCGGCGCGCCGCCTACGATCATGTGGACGCGCGGCTCGGCTACCCGATCGACCGGCAGGACTACTTCGCCGGCTTCGTGCTGCTGGCGGAGGATGCGCAGGCCTACTGGGCACGGATCGATGCGGCATTGAACGAGGCGCAGGCGCGCGGCGTGGAGCAGCGCTTCGTCTGGGCGCTGCCGCAGATCGCGCGCGACGGATACACCCGGCTCCGCCCACCCGAAGAGGACGATATGCGCAATTTCGACGATGTTTCCTATCCGCTGGCGCTGGGCACCGACACCGGCGTGAGCCCCGAATTCTCGACCTCGGTGCTGGTGACCGCCTCGGGGCACGAGCGGCGGACGGCGCAATGGGCGGATGCGCGGCTGCGCTTCGATGTCGGCCCCGGCATCCGCTCCGACGCCGAACTCGCCACGCTGCTGGCATTCTTCCGCGCGCGCCACGGCCCGGCGCGCGGCTTTCGCCTGGCCGATCCGTTCGATCATTCCTCGGGCGCAGCGGTGCCGGAGCCGGGCGACCAGTTGCTCGGCACCGGCGATGGAGAGCGCACGCGCTTCGCGCTGGGGAAGGCCTATGGCGAGGCACCCGAGCTGCAGATGCGCCGCATCACCCGGCCCCGTGCAGGCACGGTGCGGGTGGCCGTCGATGGTACGGAGACGAGCGCCTTCACGCTCGATCCGCTCGGCGAGATCGTGCTCGACGCTCCGCCCGGGGAGGGCGCCGAGGTGCGCGCGGGCTTCCTGTTCGATGTGCCCGTGCGCTTTGCCGAGGATCGCCTTGCGATCAGCGCGGCGGGCTTCGCCGCGGGCCAGGCGCCGAGCGTGCCGCTGGTCGAAATCAGGGAAGCCACATGA
- a CDS encoding DUF2163 domain-containing protein, translating to MSAPAGEDRLDTRAFFWRIERRDGVALGFTSHDRDLQLDWLALRAAPGIRPAALRSTTDVTRDDAQMEGALTHDAISARDLAAGRFDGAAVSVGTIDWQSGEAEVLFRGAIGQTEAEEDGFSAELRSLKSALEFDPVPRTSPGCRARFCGPGCNLSPARFQREASVAALDRSTDSVTFEGIAAGDVLFGGLRWLDGPATGLRHAIIAQEDGALVLDGAIPQGVGADTRAQLREGCDRTIATCSTRFGNAVNFRGEPFLPGNDLVARYPSRS from the coding sequence ATGAGCGCGCCCGCAGGCGAAGACCGCCTCGATACCCGCGCCTTCTTCTGGCGGATCGAGCGGCGCGACGGCGTGGCGCTGGGTTTCACCAGCCACGACCGCGACCTGCAGCTCGACTGGCTGGCGCTGCGCGCCGCGCCCGGCATCCGCCCCGCCGCGCTGCGATCGACCACCGATGTCACGCGCGACGATGCGCAGATGGAGGGCGCGCTGACGCACGATGCCATCTCGGCGCGCGACCTTGCCGCCGGGCGCTTCGACGGGGCGGCGGTCAGCGTAGGCACCATCGATTGGCAGAGCGGCGAGGCGGAAGTGCTGTTTCGCGGTGCCATCGGCCAGACGGAAGCAGAGGAAGACGGGTTTTCCGCCGAACTGCGCTCGCTCAAATCCGCGCTCGAATTCGATCCGGTCCCGCGTACCAGCCCGGGCTGCCGCGCGCGTTTCTGTGGGCCGGGCTGCAATCTCTCGCCCGCGCGTTTCCAGCGCGAGGCGTCGGTCGCCGCGCTCGATCGCTCGACCGACAGCGTCACCTTCGAGGGGATCGCGGCAGGCGATGTCCTGTTCGGCGGGCTGCGCTGGCTGGATGGCCCCGCCACCGGACTGCGCCACGCGATCATCGCCCAAGAGGATGGCGCGCTCGTGCTCGACGGGGCCATCCCGCAAGGCGTCGGCGCCGACACGCGCGCGCAATTGCGCGAAGGCTGCGACCGCACGATCGCGACCTGTTCGACGCGCTTCGGCAATGCGGTGAACTTTCGGGGCGAGCCCTTTCTGCCGGGCAATGATCTCGTCGCACGCTACCCCTCGCGCAGCTGA